One Alkalispirochaeta americana DNA segment encodes these proteins:
- the typA gene encoding translational GTPase TypA, protein MSSHTRNETIRNVAIIAHVDHGKTTLVDAMFQRAGIFREGQVLEERLMDRMDLERERGITIAAKNCAVTWKGVKINIIDTPGHADFGGEVERALSMVDGAILLVDAAEGPLPQTRFVLNKTLEAGMPVIVVINKIDRGDARPLAVLSEISDLFIDLDATEEQYDFPLLYAVARDGIAQPDLEERGTSLDPLLDAVLSEIPGPIVREDKPFQMLVSDLGYSDYLGRLAIGRIYNQSLKASESLVRLDDKGQSTPLRVSKLQVYQGISIVDADHIQPGDVVILAGIEDVHIGDTICTAAAPKAMKRITVDEPTVAMLFMRNSGPLAGKEGRFVQSTRIGERLKKETLRNVSLVVEPSEGGEGFLVKGRGEFQMAILIEQMRREGFELCVGRPQVILRTRDGKKEEPVERLFIDCADEYVGIVTEKISLRKGRMVNLVNHSRGRTRLEFSIPSRGLIGFRDELLTDTRGTGIMNAYLEGYESYRGDFPSRATGSLISDRAGSAVPYALFNLEPRGQMFVGAGDPVYEGMVVGEHNRDNDLDVNPCKTKKLSNVRASGRDDNVVLTPHRVMTLEMALNFIRDDEIVEVTPASLRMRKMTLAATERKRAR, encoded by the coding sequence ATGAGTAGTCATACAAGAAACGAGACGATCCGCAATGTGGCGATTATCGCCCACGTCGACCACGGAAAGACAACCCTGGTGGACGCCATGTTCCAGCGGGCGGGAATCTTCCGTGAGGGCCAGGTCCTTGAAGAGCGGCTTATGGACCGGATGGATCTTGAGCGCGAGCGGGGCATCACCATCGCAGCCAAGAACTGCGCCGTTACCTGGAAGGGTGTCAAGATAAACATTATTGACACCCCGGGCCACGCCGATTTTGGCGGTGAGGTGGAGCGGGCTCTCTCCATGGTGGACGGAGCAATCCTGCTGGTAGACGCTGCCGAAGGCCCGCTTCCCCAGACCCGGTTTGTCCTGAACAAAACCCTGGAAGCTGGCATGCCGGTCATCGTGGTGATCAATAAAATCGACCGGGGCGATGCACGCCCCCTGGCGGTGCTCTCCGAGATATCGGACCTCTTTATCGATCTCGATGCAACCGAAGAACAGTACGATTTTCCTCTGCTCTATGCGGTTGCCCGGGACGGAATCGCCCAGCCCGATCTGGAAGAGCGCGGCACGAGCCTGGACCCGCTGCTTGATGCGGTACTATCGGAGATTCCCGGGCCGATTGTCCGGGAAGACAAACCCTTCCAGATGCTTGTATCCGATCTGGGATATTCCGATTATCTGGGGCGCCTGGCCATCGGCCGGATCTATAACCAGAGCCTGAAAGCCTCGGAGTCTCTGGTTCGTCTGGACGACAAAGGGCAGAGCACACCCTTGCGAGTGAGCAAACTCCAGGTGTATCAGGGAATATCCATTGTCGATGCCGATCATATTCAGCCGGGAGATGTGGTCATCCTGGCGGGAATAGAAGACGTTCACATAGGAGACACGATCTGCACCGCCGCGGCTCCCAAGGCGATGAAAAGAATCACCGTCGACGAGCCCACGGTGGCGATGCTCTTCATGCGGAACAGTGGCCCCCTGGCAGGAAAAGAGGGGCGCTTTGTTCAATCCACGCGGATTGGCGAGCGACTCAAGAAGGAGACCCTTCGGAACGTCTCGCTCGTGGTGGAACCCTCCGAGGGAGGGGAAGGCTTTCTGGTGAAAGGCCGGGGTGAGTTCCAGATGGCGATCCTCATTGAACAGATGCGGCGCGAAGGATTCGAGCTCTGCGTGGGGCGACCCCAGGTGATCTTGCGGACCCGCGATGGAAAGAAAGAAGAGCCCGTGGAGCGCCTCTTTATCGATTGTGCCGATGAGTACGTGGGAATCGTCACCGAGAAGATCAGTCTCCGGAAGGGTCGAATGGTGAACCTGGTGAACCACTCCCGGGGGCGAACCCGCCTGGAGTTCTCGATCCCCAGCCGGGGCTTGATCGGATTCCGCGACGAGCTGCTCACCGATACCCGGGGTACGGGCATCATGAACGCCTATCTGGAAGGGTACGAGTCTTACCGGGGCGATTTCCCCTCACGAGCCACGGGTTCACTCATTTCGGACCGGGCGGGGAGCGCTGTTCCCTACGCGCTGTTTAATCTGGAGCCCCGGGGGCAGATGTTCGTCGGTGCAGGAGACCCCGTCTACGAGGGAATGGTTGTAGGCGAACACAACCGGGACAACGATCTGGATGTGAACCCCTGCAAGACAAAGAAGCTTTCCAACGTCCGGGCTTCGGGGCGCGATGACAACGTCGTTCTCACGCCCCATCGTGTGATGACCCTGGAGATGGCGTTGAACTTCATTCGTGATGACGAGATCGTGGAGGTTACTCCTGCATCGTTGCGAATGCGGAAAATGACACTGGCCGCCACCGAGAGAAAACGGGCTCGGTGA
- the araA gene encoding L-arabinose isomerase, giving the protein MKATKQLSELYRTKEIWMFCGSQHLYGPGPLKEVHENAKKIAQELDQSLHIPVRITFRTVLTTADEIVSNLARASEDESCVGVILWMHTFSPAKMWIRGLKKLSKPLLHFHTQFNRDIPWDSIDMDYMNLHQSAHGGREFGFIASRLGLHRKVVTGHWSDSRVQEKIGIWSRAATAWADQQGARIARFGDNMRNVAVTEGNKVEAEIQLGYSVNGYGLSEFVDHLEAVPEGDIDLLLHQYEQDYSLAPGLQAGGKCRQSLRYAARQELGLRSFLEAGNFCGFTDTFENLAGLDQLPGLAVQRLMADGYGFGAEGDWKVAALVRAMKVMGDGLPGGTSFMEDYTYHFEPGRERVLGSHMLEICPSIATGKPLLKISPLGIGGKADPVRLVFDTAEGPALNASLVDLGNRLRLIVNNVDSTQPDEDLPKLPVARTLWIPRPDLTTAATAWIYAGGSHHTGFSQSVTAEMLEDYAEIAGIECVLINEHTEIRPFREQLRWNELYWRLNRSF; this is encoded by the coding sequence ATGAAAGCGACAAAGCAACTATCCGAATTGTACAGAACAAAAGAAATATGGATGTTCTGCGGTAGCCAACACCTGTACGGCCCTGGCCCCCTCAAGGAAGTCCATGAAAATGCCAAAAAAATTGCTCAAGAACTTGATCAAAGCCTCCATATACCCGTGCGGATAACCTTCAGGACAGTCCTCACTACGGCTGATGAGATTGTCTCCAATCTGGCTCGTGCTTCAGAAGACGAATCCTGTGTTGGGGTAATTCTCTGGATGCACACTTTTTCGCCGGCCAAGATGTGGATTCGCGGGCTCAAGAAACTTTCAAAGCCCCTTCTTCATTTCCATACACAGTTCAATCGGGATATCCCTTGGGATTCTATCGACATGGACTACATGAACTTGCACCAGTCGGCTCATGGCGGACGTGAGTTTGGGTTCATTGCATCCCGGCTGGGATTGCACAGAAAGGTGGTGACCGGCCACTGGAGCGACAGCAGAGTACAGGAAAAGATCGGCATCTGGAGCCGGGCGGCCACAGCATGGGCCGATCAGCAGGGAGCCCGCATTGCCCGTTTCGGTGATAACATGCGTAATGTAGCTGTAACCGAGGGAAACAAAGTCGAGGCGGAGATTCAACTGGGATACTCCGTGAATGGATACGGCTTGTCAGAATTCGTTGATCATCTTGAGGCTGTTCCGGAGGGAGATATCGATCTTCTTCTACACCAATACGAGCAGGACTACAGTCTCGCCCCTGGGCTTCAGGCGGGGGGAAAATGCCGGCAGTCTCTGCGATACGCAGCTCGTCAGGAATTGGGCCTCCGATCCTTTCTTGAGGCAGGGAATTTCTGTGGTTTCACCGATACCTTTGAGAATCTGGCAGGGCTTGATCAGCTGCCCGGCCTTGCTGTACAGCGACTCATGGCCGATGGATACGGGTTCGGCGCTGAGGGAGACTGGAAAGTTGCAGCACTTGTCCGCGCCATGAAGGTGATGGGCGACGGGTTGCCAGGCGGCACCTCCTTCATGGAAGATTACACCTACCATTTTGAACCAGGCCGAGAACGAGTGCTCGGCTCTCACATGCTGGAGATATGCCCTTCGATTGCCACAGGAAAACCCCTGTTGAAAATCAGCCCCTTGGGCATTGGAGGAAAAGCTGATCCCGTCCGGCTCGTTTTTGATACAGCCGAAGGACCCGCCCTGAACGCATCCCTTGTTGATCTTGGAAACCGTCTCCGGCTCATAGTAAATAATGTTGATTCGACCCAACCCGATGAGGATCTCCCGAAGCTTCCTGTTGCACGAACACTCTGGATTCCCCGGCCGGATTTGACCACAGCAGCAACAGCCTGGATTTATGCCGGAGGAAGTCATCATACCGGGTTCAGCCAGTCTGTAACTGCCGAGATGCTGGAAGACTACGCCGAGATAGCCGGAATCGAGTGTGTCCTGATCAACGAACACACCGAGATCCGGCCCTTCCGCGAGCAACTGCGCTGGAACGAGTTGTACTGGCGGCTAAACCGATCCTTCTGA
- a CDS encoding substrate-binding domain-containing protein, with amino-acid sequence MKDVAQAADVSIGTVDRVLHKRGRVAPETTRRVIESAQRLGFSPNRAASNLSKATPRVFIGLLPFPNQDSGYWQWIIRGIQKAAAELAHHYVEVEFIYYDRFSNDSFLTATAGLVHQDSSGIIMAPTIEDASRKLVEELQPCPVVLIDGTLPGASVLSTISADSLESGYIAGKLLDILCQEKRFLTITPGMSSHHLQLRRQGFENYFSGGSPGNKTRKARLDHLSLASDDQWKLLPRWLDERRDMEGIFVTNSASHKIVSLLPQGYTPRIIGYDLIPGNVKCLIDGSIDFIMNQHPENQGYKAFYALYRSTILNESIPRTDRIPIDLMMRENLPFHPEYSITTGETP; translated from the coding sequence ATGAAAGATGTCGCCCAGGCTGCAGACGTTTCTATTGGGACGGTTGACCGTGTTTTGCACAAGCGTGGAAGAGTAGCCCCCGAGACAACTCGCCGTGTCATTGAATCTGCACAACGTTTGGGATTCTCCCCCAACCGCGCGGCAAGCAATCTGTCCAAAGCTACACCGCGAGTCTTTATTGGTCTACTTCCTTTTCCAAATCAAGACAGCGGATACTGGCAGTGGATCATACGGGGCATCCAGAAGGCCGCCGCTGAACTTGCCCATCATTATGTCGAAGTTGAGTTCATCTATTATGATAGATTCAGCAATGATTCATTTCTGACTGCCACAGCAGGGCTCGTCCACCAGGATTCCAGCGGCATCATTATGGCCCCAACCATAGAGGATGCTTCCCGGAAACTTGTGGAAGAACTACAACCCTGTCCTGTGGTTCTGATTGACGGGACTTTGCCAGGAGCCTCAGTGCTCTCCACAATCTCTGCCGATAGTCTTGAAAGCGGTTACATCGCAGGAAAATTACTGGATATTCTCTGTCAGGAGAAACGCTTTCTCACTATTACCCCCGGCATGAGTTCTCATCACCTCCAGCTACGTCGTCAGGGATTCGAAAACTACTTCAGCGGGGGCTCTCCGGGCAATAAAACCCGAAAGGCGCGCCTCGATCATTTGAGTCTGGCCTCTGATGACCAATGGAAGCTTTTACCCCGCTGGCTTGACGAACGAAGAGACATGGAGGGAATCTTTGTAACAAACTCGGCCTCCCACAAGATTGTAAGTCTCCTTCCCCAAGGATACACCCCCCGGATAATCGGGTACGATCTGATCCCCGGAAATGTGAAATGTCTCATTGATGGTTCTATCGATTTTATCATGAACCAGCACCCTGAAAACCAGGGCTATAAAGCGTTCTACGCGCTTTATCGATCCACCATACTTAATGAGTCGATTCCAAGAACTGATCGAATCCCTATCGATCTCATGATGCGGGAAAATCTTCCCTTTCACCCCGAGTATTCCATCACAACAGGAGAAACCCCATGA
- a CDS encoding ribulokinase produces MKYTVGLDYGTNSVRAVLVQLSDGAELATKVWGYAHGDQGIILDKSDPNVARQHPQDYLEGAEHTLKGVVCSAVEKHGIDPVDIIGIGVDTTGSTPMPVQRDLSPLTDLPGHGDDPTVMAWLWKDHTSMEEAQEITEKSRSNRPRFLEKTGGIYSSEWFWAKIWRAYRDNSGSLAKAYTWMEIADWIPAQLAGITDPDAVKRSICAAGHKGLFHKDWGGYPDQEFLALLHPALVEIRKTLPGKAWTADALAGKLSKEWARKTGIPEGTPIAVGAFDAHLGAVGSGIKEGSLVKIVGTSTCDIMIARDDGHVPDIPGICGIVPGSVIPGYAGIEAGQSAVGDIFNWFVERISPGGPERGTHESLTEDAERLFPGESGLLALDWHNGNRTVLVDQGLTGSIVGLTLQSSPAEIYRSLVEATAYGARRIVEQIEQYGQKIEEVVNCGGISVKNTLVMQVYADVLNRPMKVSRSVQTPALGSAIAASVAAGSSRGGYDDFFTAMEEMTGTMERVFEPIRENAEVYEHLYRLYCDIHDAFGTKQGKKDLFHVMKELLDIRRASKGRVAEKR; encoded by the coding sequence ATGAAGTACACAGTAGGTCTTGATTACGGGACCAATTCGGTGAGGGCGGTGTTGGTTCAGCTTTCCGATGGCGCGGAGCTTGCCACGAAAGTATGGGGCTATGCTCACGGAGACCAGGGGATCATCCTGGATAAAAGCGATCCCAATGTGGCTCGCCAGCATCCCCAGGATTACTTGGAAGGGGCAGAGCATACCCTCAAAGGGGTTGTCTGTTCTGCTGTGGAGAAGCACGGAATCGACCCGGTGGATATCATTGGCATTGGTGTTGATACCACAGGCAGTACTCCCATGCCGGTCCAAAGAGATCTTTCTCCCCTGACAGACCTTCCGGGCCATGGGGATGATCCCACAGTAATGGCGTGGCTTTGGAAAGATCACACTTCAATGGAGGAAGCTCAGGAGATAACGGAAAAGTCCCGCTCCAATCGACCTAGATTTCTGGAGAAAACAGGAGGAATTTATTCTTCGGAATGGTTCTGGGCAAAAATTTGGCGCGCCTATCGGGATAATTCTGGATCCCTTGCTAAGGCCTACACATGGATGGAGATAGCCGACTGGATTCCTGCGCAGCTTGCAGGGATAACTGATCCGGATGCGGTAAAGCGATCCATCTGTGCGGCTGGACACAAGGGACTCTTTCACAAAGATTGGGGAGGGTATCCGGACCAGGAATTTCTTGCATTGCTTCATCCGGCTCTCGTAGAGATCAGGAAAACCCTTCCTGGAAAGGCTTGGACAGCCGACGCCTTGGCGGGAAAGCTGAGCAAGGAATGGGCCCGGAAAACGGGGATTCCCGAAGGAACTCCTATCGCAGTAGGGGCCTTTGACGCGCATCTGGGAGCGGTGGGATCGGGAATAAAAGAGGGAAGTCTTGTTAAAATTGTCGGGACTTCCACCTGCGATATCATGATAGCCCGTGATGATGGTCACGTTCCTGATATTCCCGGGATTTGCGGTATAGTTCCCGGGTCGGTTATTCCTGGCTATGCAGGAATCGAAGCGGGTCAGAGCGCTGTTGGAGATATCTTCAACTGGTTTGTCGAGCGAATCTCTCCGGGTGGACCGGAACGAGGAACCCACGAGTCACTTACCGAGGATGCCGAAAGACTCTTTCCCGGTGAGAGTGGTCTTCTGGCCCTGGACTGGCATAACGGAAACCGGACAGTTCTTGTTGATCAGGGGCTCACTGGATCAATTGTCGGTCTGACGTTGCAGAGTTCTCCTGCCGAAATCTATCGTTCTCTTGTGGAAGCCACAGCATACGGGGCACGAAGGATCGTCGAGCAAATTGAGCAGTACGGCCAAAAAATCGAAGAAGTTGTGAATTGTGGAGGAATCTCAGTCAAAAATACCTTGGTCATGCAGGTCTATGCCGATGTGCTTAATCGGCCAATGAAAGTGTCTCGCAGTGTCCAGACCCCAGCTCTGGGATCAGCCATCGCTGCCTCGGTTGCTGCGGGCTCCAGCAGAGGAGGGTATGACGATTTTTTTACCGCCATGGAGGAGATGACGGGAACGATGGAGCGGGTTTTCGAGCCGATTCGCGAGAATGCCGAGGTGTATGAACACTTATACCGGTTGTATTGTGATATCCACGATGCTTTTGGCACGAAGCAGGGCAAAAAAGATCTCTTCCACGTAATGAAAGAACTGCTGGATATACGGCGGGCTTCAAAAGGCCGGGTTGCAGAAAAGAGGTAA
- the araD gene encoding L-ribulose-5-phosphate 4-epimerase AraD, which produces MKYEKIKTQAYAANVQIVDAGLVLLTWGNASVRDPGEEVFAIKPSGVSYRDLKADMMVVVSIESGEVVEGELRPSSDTPTHAELYRRFRQIGGIVHTHSNYAVAFAQARRDIPLLGTTHADHFRFPIPVTRDMTDCEVEGAYEKNTGALIVETFEKRSLDPLAVPGVLVASHGPFAWGRDGRSAVENAIVLEAVARMACESRLVNPDILPAPACLTEKHFLRKHGPGAYYGQQ; this is translated from the coding sequence ATGAAGTATGAGAAGATTAAAACCCAAGCATACGCCGCCAATGTTCAGATTGTGGATGCCGGTCTCGTGCTCCTGACCTGGGGCAACGCCAGTGTGCGTGACCCCGGGGAAGAGGTGTTCGCAATAAAACCAAGCGGAGTTTCGTACCGGGATCTCAAGGCTGACATGATGGTGGTGGTGAGTATCGAGTCGGGTGAGGTGGTGGAGGGGGAGCTTCGCCCCTCCTCGGATACCCCTACCCACGCAGAACTGTATCGCCGATTTCGTCAAATTGGAGGGATCGTTCATACGCACAGTAATTATGCGGTTGCCTTTGCCCAGGCCAGGCGAGACATTCCCCTTTTGGGGACAACCCACGCCGATCACTTTCGCTTTCCCATCCCGGTGACCAGAGATATGACGGATTGTGAAGTGGAGGGGGCCTACGAAAAAAATACGGGGGCCCTCATTGTGGAGACCTTCGAAAAGCGGAGTCTGGATCCGCTCGCGGTCCCCGGGGTGCTGGTTGCCAGCCATGGGCCGTTCGCCTGGGGGCGGGACGGGAGATCGGCGGTGGAAAATGCCATCGTTCTGGAGGCCGTCGCCCGAATGGCCTGTGAATCCCGGTTGGTTAACCCCGATATTCTTCCTGCCCCGGCCTGTCTGACGGAGAAGCACTTTCTCCGGAAGCACGGGCCTGGGGCATATTATGGTCAGCAATAG
- a CDS encoding sugar ABC transporter ATP-binding protein has product MIPLLEVRNLTRRYSGGFLISRVNMTVLPGEVHAVVGENGSGKSALMKLLSGFEHADAGQILFEGRELTTSSIGAARRAGIVYQHQDLQLFENLSVAENIFFATGTGRYSHLQTLIKCQDLFSQTGISLDPSLLLGTLGYAEKQLVAVAKTLATPAKLFIFDEPTSAMSEAERSVVFSIIARLRQKKAGIIYISHRLDDIQRISDRVTVIHGGRRVATSAAQHVDKSSLIHLMTGENPRRRYPRTPGKAGKTILTVKDLKSSPVLSSVSFSLGQGEILGITGLMGSGRTRLAHCLAGEHPLEGGHIFLSGKEEIIRDPAKALSLGIALVPENRIEEALFPYHSLSVNMSISSLNRFRTLHGIDQNTLLDRISSYTRRFSIRPGDPSDAVKLYSGGNQQKIILARAFMNRPKIFLLDEPTRGIDVAAKVDMYNAIDDLVSKGASLILFSSEIDEILGMADRTLVLSQGRIAGELSREESTREKILDLAIADHNMPQARASGESASPSDRPGQEEYRG; this is encoded by the coding sequence ATGATACCGCTCCTGGAAGTCAGAAATCTTACCAGACGTTACAGTGGCGGGTTTCTCATCTCCAGGGTAAACATGACCGTTTTGCCAGGGGAGGTTCATGCGGTTGTTGGCGAGAACGGGTCTGGCAAGTCAGCCCTGATGAAACTACTCTCCGGATTTGAACATGCTGATGCAGGACAAATTCTTTTCGAAGGCAGGGAGCTGACCACATCTTCTATCGGGGCTGCTCGGCGTGCCGGAATCGTCTACCAGCACCAGGATTTGCAACTATTTGAAAATCTCTCTGTGGCAGAAAATATTTTTTTCGCTACTGGAACAGGACGCTACTCACACCTCCAAACACTGATCAAGTGTCAGGATCTTTTCTCGCAAACAGGAATCTCCCTGGATCCCTCACTTCTCCTGGGAACGTTAGGATACGCCGAGAAGCAACTCGTTGCAGTAGCCAAAACCCTGGCTACGCCGGCAAAACTCTTCATCTTCGACGAACCCACCTCAGCCATGTCGGAAGCAGAACGTTCTGTAGTCTTTTCCATCATCGCCAGACTTCGGCAAAAAAAAGCCGGAATCATCTATATTTCACACCGGCTCGATGATATCCAGAGAATCTCTGACCGGGTTACCGTGATTCACGGGGGACGACGTGTCGCAACCAGTGCGGCCCAGCACGTTGATAAGAGCTCCCTGATTCATCTGATGACAGGTGAAAACCCGCGCCGTCGTTACCCTCGAACACCAGGGAAAGCGGGAAAAACCATCCTGACAGTAAAAGATCTGAAGAGTTCACCCGTCCTTTCCAGCGTTTCCTTTTCTCTTGGTCAGGGCGAAATTCTTGGAATAACCGGACTCATGGGATCAGGACGAACCCGACTCGCTCACTGCCTGGCCGGGGAGCATCCTCTGGAGGGGGGGCATATCTTTTTATCGGGAAAAGAGGAGATTATCCGGGACCCCGCGAAAGCATTGTCGCTCGGGATAGCTCTGGTTCCGGAAAACCGCATCGAGGAAGCCCTTTTTCCGTATCACTCCTTGTCGGTCAATATGTCCATTTCGAGTCTCAACCGCTTCAGGACGCTCCATGGGATTGATCAAAACACCCTGCTTGATCGGATATCGAGCTATACCCGACGCTTTTCGATCCGTCCTGGCGACCCCTCCGATGCTGTAAAGCTCTATTCGGGGGGGAACCAGCAAAAAATCATCCTGGCCAGGGCCTTCATGAACCGCCCGAAAATTTTTCTTCTCGATGAACCAACCCGAGGAATTGATGTGGCTGCAAAGGTAGACATGTATAACGCCATTGATGATCTCGTCTCAAAAGGAGCTTCCCTGATTCTGTTCAGCTCGGAAATCGACGAGATCCTTGGAATGGCCGACCGGACTCTGGTCCTTTCACAGGGGCGAATAGCCGGCGAGCTTTCCCGGGAAGAGTCTACCCGGGAAAAAATACTCGACCTCGCTATTGCTGACCATAATATGCCCCAGGCCCGTGCTTCCGGAGAAAGTGCTTCTCCGTCAGACAGGCCGGGGCAGGAAGAATATCGGGGTTAA
- a CDS encoding DeoR/GlpR family DNA-binding transcription regulator: protein MFALERLRIIKEYLINHRQAEVGTLSNLLSVSEVTIRRDLVKLEDEGFLTRTHGGAMLADSQVIQEPSLITSDSAHISRDTYPELAIMSLRLILDNAVVFLADGPINFKIAEGLKARSGVTVLTNDLVIASLVARQKSNRAVLLGGDLNEQGDAVYGAVAQENLLRYHVDILFFEVDAVNHQLQLTVTSEQRANLIMAAAKSADKSVLVCPANRFGRGAFFRFASIHLAEAIVTDPSLPDTEKNRLFSENITVFTAINAFEGSL from the coding sequence ATGTTTGCACTGGAACGGTTGCGCATCATCAAAGAGTATCTCATAAACCACCGACAGGCAGAGGTCGGCACCCTCAGCAATCTCCTGTCCGTATCGGAGGTAACAATCCGCCGAGATCTCGTGAAGCTGGAAGACGAAGGGTTTCTCACACGGACACACGGAGGGGCAATGCTTGCAGATTCACAGGTAATTCAGGAACCTTCTCTGATTACCTCCGATTCTGCCCACATCAGCAGAGACACCTACCCGGAACTCGCGATTATGAGCCTTCGCCTTATCCTCGATAATGCTGTGGTATTTCTTGCAGATGGCCCCATTAACTTCAAAATAGCTGAAGGATTAAAAGCACGATCGGGCGTCACTGTTCTCACCAATGACCTGGTGATTGCCTCGCTTGTGGCCCGGCAAAAATCGAACAGGGCAGTTCTTCTGGGAGGAGACCTGAACGAGCAGGGAGACGCAGTGTACGGAGCAGTCGCACAGGAGAACCTGCTTCGCTACCACGTGGACATATTATTCTTTGAGGTCGATGCCGTGAATCATCAACTTCAACTTACTGTGACAAGCGAACAACGAGCCAATCTGATCATGGCTGCTGCAAAATCGGCCGACAAGTCGGTCTTAGTCTGTCCAGCAAACCGCTTTGGTCGAGGGGCCTTTTTCAGATTCGCTTCAATCCATTTAGCAGAAGCAATTGTAACAGATCCTTCCCTTCCCGATACCGAAAAAAACCGGTTGTTCTCGGAAAACATCACTGTCTTCACCGCTATCAATGCTTTCGAGGGAAGTCTATGA
- the chvE gene encoding multiple monosaccharide ABC transporter substrate-binding protein: MKKFGVFFVSFLIFCSGASLFAGGSKEETPLVGIAMPTQSSQRWIEDGRNMRDILQDRGYRVDLQYAEDSIDAQVAQLENMVTRGADVLVIASIDGEALTNVLDLAADNDIPVIAYDRLIRNSPHVSYYATFDNYLVGVLQGQYIVDSLDLESGAGPFNIEIFAGSPDDNNATFFYNGAMDQIQPYIDNGQLVVRSGQTAFNRVATLRWDGATAQIRMDNILAAHYTDARVDAILSPYDGISIGVLSSLKGVGYGSGSRPMPVVTGQDAELPSIKSILAGEQTSTIFKDTRVLARRAADMVDSVLQGTTAEVNDTTTYDNGVIVVPSYLEHPVSVDASNWEEVLVGSGYYTREQVLN, encoded by the coding sequence ATGAAGAAGTTTGGTGTTTTTTTTGTTTCATTTCTGATTTTTTGTTCCGGGGCGAGTCTTTTTGCGGGGGGCAGTAAGGAGGAGACTCCTCTGGTAGGTATTGCCATGCCTACGCAATCTTCCCAGCGGTGGATAGAGGATGGAAGAAATATGCGGGATATTCTCCAGGATCGGGGGTACCGGGTTGATCTTCAGTATGCAGAGGACAGCATTGATGCACAGGTTGCTCAACTTGAGAACATGGTGACCCGTGGAGCCGATGTTCTGGTAATTGCAAGTATTGACGGCGAGGCTCTGACAAACGTTCTGGATCTTGCTGCCGATAACGACATTCCTGTTATTGCCTACGATCGCCTCATCAGGAATAGCCCTCACGTGAGCTATTACGCCACGTTCGACAACTATCTTGTGGGGGTTCTTCAGGGACAGTATATCGTGGATTCTCTTGATCTTGAGTCTGGTGCAGGCCCCTTCAACATTGAGATCTTTGCCGGAAGTCCCGATGACAATAACGCGACGTTTTTCTATAACGGAGCTATGGACCAGATCCAGCCGTACATCGACAACGGACAGCTTGTTGTTCGAAGTGGTCAGACAGCGTTCAACCGTGTAGCCACACTCCGCTGGGATGGAGCGACGGCGCAGATCCGGATGGATAACATCCTGGCCGCTCACTATACCGATGCTCGGGTAGACGCCATTCTCTCCCCTTACGATGGTATTTCGATCGGTGTTCTTTCTTCCCTGAAAGGGGTCGGCTATGGATCTGGTTCGCGACCGATGCCTGTTGTCACCGGGCAGGATGCGGAACTTCCTTCAATCAAATCTATTCTTGCCGGGGAGCAGACGTCTACTATTTTCAAAGATACGCGAGTGCTCGCACGACGTGCAGCTGATATGGTGGATTCTGTGTTGCAAGGAACCACTGCAGAGGTCAACGATACCACTACCTATGATAACGGGGTTATTGTTGTTCCTTCCTATCTCGAGCATCCCGTCTCCGTTGATGCAAGCAATTGGGAAGAAGTACTCGTCGGCTCAGGCTATTACACACGGGAACAGGTTCTGAACTAA